A window from Butyricicoccus intestinisimiae encodes these proteins:
- a CDS encoding LacI family DNA-binding transcriptional regulator has translation MAVTLKQIAELAGVSRGTVDRALYNRGRVKPEVAERIRKIADDLGYQPNRAGKALAMTHRPMKLGVIAQATETPFMHLLRSGIDDAAREVSTMGCEVLIREGIGLDVDVQLQLIDELLAEDISGLAICPADDPRIKKKINALVDAGIPVVTFNADIDDTKRMCFVGQNSELAGRTCAGLVNAITNDGGLVLPISGYHYNHSHALRIHGFCDEIKKSFPNLRTLPAVYCQDDEITTQELTEQTLRRHPDLKAIYMAAGGQAGVSRALDRMGYAGKVRVICFDLVPNNIQNLLDSRIDFLIGQDAHTQGFQPVMLLFDRVFSGKSPETRYFYTDISIKNKYNV, from the coding sequence ATGGCTGTCACACTCAAACAAATCGCCGAGCTTGCCGGTGTATCTCGTGGCACGGTAGACCGTGCATTATATAACCGCGGCCGCGTCAAACCGGAGGTCGCGGAGCGCATTCGCAAAATCGCAGACGATCTTGGGTATCAGCCGAATCGCGCCGGAAAAGCGCTGGCAATGACGCACCGACCAATGAAATTGGGTGTCATCGCACAGGCAACCGAAACACCGTTTATGCACCTGCTGCGCTCCGGCATTGATGACGCCGCACGCGAAGTGTCCACCATGGGCTGTGAGGTTCTCATCCGAGAAGGTATCGGTCTGGATGTGGATGTACAGCTGCAATTGATTGACGAATTGCTCGCAGAGGACATCAGCGGCTTGGCAATCTGTCCGGCGGACGACCCGCGCATCAAAAAGAAAATCAACGCGCTGGTAGACGCAGGCATCCCCGTTGTGACGTTCAACGCTGACATTGACGACACCAAGCGCATGTGCTTTGTCGGTCAGAATAGTGAGCTTGCCGGCCGTACCTGTGCCGGACTGGTCAACGCCATCACCAACGACGGCGGCTTGGTTCTCCCCATCTCCGGTTATCACTACAATCATTCGCATGCCCTGCGTATTCACGGCTTTTGCGACGAAATCAAAAAGAGCTTTCCGAATCTGCGCACACTGCCTGCCGTATACTGTCAGGATGATGAAATCACCACGCAGGAGCTGACCGAACAGACGCTGCGCCGGCATCCGGATCTCAAGGCGATTTACATGGCTGCCGGCGGTCAGGCCGGTGTGTCCCGTGCGCTGGATCGCATGGGATATGCGGGCAAGGTACGCGTCATTTGTTTCGACCTCGTACCAAACAACATACAGAATCTGCTTGACAGTCGTATAGACTTCTTGATTGGTCAGGATGCGCACACGCAGGGTTTTCAACCGGTTATGCTACTTTTTGACCGTGTATTCTCCGGAAAATCGCCGGAAACCCGCTATTTTTATACCGATATCTCCATTAAAAACAAATACAATGTGTAA
- a CDS encoding AEC family transporter produces the protein MQISLILMEEIAKLFLIMFMGYALVKTKLLRVQDSKVVSVILVYLVIPCMIVHAFQIDDSPQVRTGLLFAFAAAAAVHVLFLLFTAILRKPCRLSTIEQLTVIYTNAGILVVPLIQALLEQQYVVYSCGFLVVQLVLIWTHCRSKLTADNGIQWKKILWNINVISIFIGAVLFLCHITLPSVIDDTIQMTGDMVGPMGMLLAGMVIADIPLKQVFTAWGNYKTVLLRLLVYPLLLLVLFRVMHVTGMVADGKNILLTVFLACITPACATVTSMAQLYDKDAAKSSVLYVLTTICSIVTMPIMIGLYCAWL, from the coding sequence ATGCAAATAAGCTTGATTTTGATGGAAGAAATTGCAAAACTTTTCCTGATTATGTTTATGGGCTATGCGCTGGTGAAAACAAAGCTGCTCCGTGTGCAGGACAGCAAAGTTGTATCGGTGATTTTGGTCTATTTGGTCATCCCGTGTATGATTGTTCACGCATTTCAGATAGATGATTCTCCGCAGGTACGAACAGGTTTGCTGTTTGCGTTTGCAGCTGCGGCAGCAGTTCATGTGCTGTTTTTGCTGTTTACAGCGATTTTGCGCAAGCCATGCCGACTGAGTACAATCGAACAGTTGACGGTGATTTATACCAATGCAGGTATCTTGGTGGTACCATTGATTCAAGCACTGCTCGAACAGCAATATGTTGTCTATTCCTGCGGCTTTCTCGTTGTGCAATTGGTTTTGATTTGGACGCATTGCCGCAGTAAGCTGACGGCAGACAACGGAATACAATGGAAAAAGATTTTGTGGAACATCAATGTGATTTCCATTTTCATTGGCGCCGTGTTGTTTTTGTGCCATATCACACTGCCATCTGTGATTGATGACACGATTCAAATGACCGGTGATATGGTAGGACCTATGGGAATGCTGCTGGCTGGTATGGTCATTGCGGATATTCCGCTAAAGCAAGTTTTTACAGCGTGGGGCAATTATAAAACCGTGCTGCTGCGGCTGCTCGTGTATCCGTTGTTATTGCTGGTTTTGTTTCGCGTCATGCATGTGACTGGCATGGTTGCAGACGGCAAAAATATTTTATTGACGGTATTTTTGGCCTGCATTACGCCGGCATGTGCAACCGTCACTTCCATGGCGCAGTTGTATGACAAGGATGCGGCAAAATCCAGCGTACTATATGTTTTGACAACGATATGTTCCATTGTCACAATGCCAATCATGATTGGATTATATTGTGCGTGGCTATAA
- a CDS encoding MATE family efflux transporter, producing the protein MSSSLNQRFTPWSLLKFAAPSIVMMVFMSLYTIVDGIFVSRFVGSNALSATNIVYPVLNIAIAFATMLATGGNAIISRYLGEDRPQKANACLTQYVVIALGLGVLISILVQIFATPLSLFLGANDVLLHDCNMYLRTLLAFAPACVLQVLFQSYFVTAGRPTLGLLLSIGSGISNAVLDYLFIVVFQLGVAGAALATGIGQCIPAVVGLIFFLTNKQGLHFTKFSFYKRELLQACYNGSSEMVSQLSMAVVTVLFNIVLMRIAGEHGVAAITILLYGQFLFNSFYLGFSIGVAPIVGFQYGAQNKILLRRVYRISFLFVIASSICLLGASEALSRPIITIFTHDAKTFPLALTGFRLFAFCFLFSGVNITSSGFFTALSNGRVSAILSFCRTFVFTAACLLVLPHFLGINGAWIAVPAAEALTLLISLYMHQKYFMRPGKQNYFAE; encoded by the coding sequence ATGAGTTCGTCGCTGAATCAGCGATTTACCCCATGGTCTTTATTAAAATTCGCAGCGCCATCTATTGTCATGATGGTGTTTATGTCGCTGTATACAATTGTGGACGGCATTTTTGTCTCCCGCTTTGTCGGCAGCAATGCACTCTCCGCGACAAATATCGTCTATCCGGTTCTCAATATCGCCATTGCTTTTGCGACCATGCTTGCCACCGGCGGCAACGCAATTATCAGCCGTTATCTCGGCGAAGATCGTCCGCAAAAAGCCAATGCCTGTTTGACGCAATATGTCGTCATTGCCCTTGGATTGGGCGTTCTCATTTCCATTTTGGTTCAGATATTTGCCACGCCGCTCTCTCTGTTTTTGGGAGCCAATGACGTGCTTCTTCACGACTGCAACATGTATTTGCGCACGCTGCTTGCCTTTGCTCCCGCCTGCGTGCTGCAGGTATTATTCCAATCCTACTTTGTGACAGCAGGGAGACCAACGCTCGGTTTGCTGCTGTCTATCGGCTCAGGTATTTCCAACGCAGTATTGGATTATCTCTTTATTGTTGTCTTTCAGCTCGGCGTTGCCGGTGCTGCTTTGGCAACCGGCATCGGACAATGTATTCCGGCTGTTGTCGGTTTGATTTTCTTCTTGACAAACAAACAAGGACTGCATTTCACCAAATTTTCTTTTTACAAACGCGAACTGCTGCAGGCTTGTTATAACGGCTCTTCCGAGATGGTTTCTCAGCTGTCTATGGCGGTTGTAACCGTGTTGTTCAACATCGTTCTCATGCGCATTGCCGGAGAACACGGTGTTGCAGCCATTACTATCTTATTATACGGCCAGTTTTTGTTTAATTCGTTCTATCTCGGTTTTTCTATTGGCGTTGCGCCCATTGTCGGATTTCAATACGGCGCGCAAAACAAGATCTTGCTCCGGCGCGTATACCGGATTTCCTTCCTGTTTGTCATCGCATCCTCGATCTGTTTGTTGGGTGCGTCAGAAGCTTTATCCCGCCCGATTATTACAATATTTACCCACGACGCAAAGACCTTCCCGTTGGCATTGACCGGATTCCGCTTGTTCGCTTTCTGCTTTTTGTTCAGCGGTGTCAACATCACATCTTCCGGATTTTTTACCGCATTATCCAACGGCAGAGTATCCGCAATTCTTTCGTTCTGCCGTACCTTTGTTTTTACGGCAGCCTGTCTGCTTGTGCTTCCGCATTTTCTCGGCATCAACGGCGCTTGGATTGCCGTTCCGGCAGCAGAAGCGCTGACTTTGCTCATCTCTCTGTACATGCATCAAAAATACTTTATGCGTCCCGGAAAACAAAATTATTTCGCAGAATAA
- a CDS encoding Gfo/Idh/MocA family protein yields MKEIRIGLVGSGWMGKAHSSALADAEMLFGPDYGVASFEIVADANEEAAKSAQKKIGFKRITTDWHDVVTDPNVDLVDIATPNAFHYEVAKAALENGKNVYCEKPLSISAEESKELAELAAQKGVVNYVGFNNTQNPANAYVRELVQSGALGKIMRFTGTYDQDQLLDESLPITWRHINKLAGCGALGDLGSHLLSISQFIMGDISKVNAVATTVFPKRPKCAGSDELVDVENEDIMTFTAEYANGAIGQIACSRVATGRKNYLCYEIQGTKGSVRYDLERMGEVQVYFQSDNERDRGFRTVLLNPQMKGYSAFQPAGGISIAYNDMKILEVHALFDAITNGADYTTDFEFGYKIDRTVAAVIESSKTREWVDVK; encoded by the coding sequence ATGAAAGAAATCCGTATTGGTCTGGTAGGTTCCGGCTGGATGGGCAAGGCTCATTCCTCTGCACTGGCTGACGCTGAGATGCTGTTTGGTCCTGACTACGGCGTTGCATCCTTCGAGATCGTTGCTGACGCAAACGAGGAAGCTGCAAAGTCCGCACAGAAGAAAATCGGCTTTAAGCGCATCACCACCGACTGGCACGACGTTGTAACCGATCCGAACGTTGATCTGGTTGACATCGCAACCCCGAACGCTTTCCACTACGAGGTTGCTAAGGCGGCTCTGGAAAACGGCAAGAACGTATACTGCGAGAAGCCGCTGTCCATCTCCGCTGAGGAGTCCAAGGAACTGGCTGAGCTGGCTGCTCAGAAGGGCGTTGTAAACTACGTTGGCTTCAACAACACTCAGAATCCGGCAAACGCTTACGTTCGTGAGCTGGTTCAGTCCGGCGCACTGGGCAAGATCATGCGCTTCACCGGCACCTACGATCAGGATCAGCTGCTTGACGAGTCCCTGCCGATTACTTGGAGACACATCAACAAGCTGGCAGGCTGCGGCGCTCTGGGCGATCTGGGTTCTCATCTGCTGTCCATCTCCCAGTTCATCATGGGCGACATTTCTAAGGTAAACGCAGTTGCTACCACCGTATTCCCGAAGCGTCCGAAGTGCGCTGGTTCCGATGAGCTGGTTGACGTTGAGAACGAGGACATCATGACCTTCACCGCTGAGTATGCAAACGGCGCAATCGGTCAGATTGCTTGCTCCCGTGTAGCTACCGGCCGCAAGAACTACCTGTGCTATGAGATTCAGGGCACCAAGGGTTCTGTTCGCTACGATCTGGAGCGCATGGGCGAAGTTCAGGTATATTTCCAGAGCGACAACGAGCGTGACCGCGGCTTCCGCACCGTACTGCTGAACCCGCAGATGAAGGGCTACTCCGCATTCCAGCCGGCAGGCGGCATCTCTATCGCTTACAACGATATGAAGATCCTCGAAGTACATGCTCTGTTCGATGCAATCACCAATGGCGCTGACTACACCACCGACTTTGAGTTCGGCTACAAGATTGACCGCACCGTTGCTGCTGTTATCGAGTCTTCCAAGACCCGCGAGTGGGTTGACGTAAAGTAA
- a CDS encoding AraC family transcriptional regulator, whose translation MLGFEAGTCNGSDLYFQSPSEQARSMLFYMTSCGYYYTDKDYRIDRSRYPDARYLLMYIRSGRLSVTANNRTIIAHRGQLVVLDCTQPHQYHTIDNTEFVWMHLDGSNSPQLFEQVCSLYRTPVFDSSSASEVHRLMLDILYAWRNNQFIAEAPLSLRIYSIWISLITGNATQSCTDTGNAQTATEAAIQYIGEHYGEPLTLPELARHVNMSQFYFSRLFKKQCGYSPHEYIILVRINRAKHLLKTTDQPVKVIANSVGYPNITTFSNLFSSRVGVSPSQFRKNPI comes from the coding sequence ATGCTCGGTTTCGAAGCCGGCACCTGCAACGGATCAGATTTATATTTTCAAAGCCCTTCTGAACAAGCACGCAGCATGCTGTTTTATATGACATCCTGCGGTTATTATTATACAGATAAAGACTATCGAATTGACCGCTCCCGCTATCCGGACGCACGCTATCTGCTCATGTACATCCGCAGCGGCCGGCTTTCTGTCACGGCAAATAATCGCACCATCATCGCGCACCGCGGACAATTGGTCGTTCTGGACTGTACGCAACCGCACCAATATCATACAATAGATAATACGGAATTCGTCTGGATGCATCTGGACGGCAGCAACAGCCCGCAGCTGTTTGAACAGGTATGCAGCCTATACCGCACACCGGTCTTTGATTCTTCCAGCGCATCCGAAGTGCATCGGCTGATGCTGGATATTCTATACGCTTGGCGCAACAATCAATTTATTGCAGAGGCACCGCTGTCTCTGCGGATCTATTCTATCTGGATTTCCTTGATTACCGGCAATGCCACTCAATCCTGCACAGACACCGGCAACGCCCAGACCGCCACAGAGGCTGCCATTCAATATATCGGCGAGCACTACGGAGAACCCCTGACGCTCCCTGAGCTGGCGCGGCATGTCAACATGAGTCAATTTTACTTCTCCCGCCTGTTTAAAAAGCAGTGCGGGTACTCCCCGCACGAATACATCATCCTTGTGCGCATCAATCGGGCGAAGCATTTGCTCAAAACGACGGATCAGCCAGTGAAAGTCATCGCAAACAGTGTCGGATATCCAAACATCACCACGTTTAGCAACCTGTTTTCATCACGCGTCGGCGTTTCTCCCAGTCAATTTCGAAAAAATCCGATTTGA
- a CDS encoding solute:sodium symporter family transporter: MGFLNSNIWVIISFLAFTILVAVIASVKTKGDNLESADGYFLASRSLPGYVIAGSLLLTNLSAEQLVGLNGQSWQTNMSPSAFEVGSIFTLLFLAHYFLPRYLKMGTTTIPAMMEERFGKGVKLMFSAIIVLMYSFLNLPVILYSGSVAFVRIFNFDKLSIFNGNQFAAIAVLCVVIGIVGACYAIFGGLKAVAVSDTINGIGLLIAGFLIPFIALAVLGHEVGGSGIVDGWSYILHNEPEKLNAWSAWNSAQPNLPWPLIFTGMLFSNLYWWCTNQSFVQRSLAAKNLAEGQKGAIYCGFLKCLGPLYLIFPGIIAYHMPSIQETINSSSSPIDMAYPALIAHVVPTPIMGFFAAVLFGAILSSFNSVLNSACTMFTLDIVKDTKLGKGKNDAQLIKISKSYGTFAAIISIIISPFVMYANGITTFLNSLANFLSLPVLCTVLGVMWFRRVPKFTPYLITVIHFVVYGAFLLLKPCYPGTTEEIHYLYAMAVLFPIYLLIMFILQKVRPCEEYVVPDVGAVDLTPWKYRWHLTIIGLIVAAIFYIVFSPLVLAA; encoded by the coding sequence ATGGGTTTTCTGAACTCCAACATTTGGGTTATTATCTCCTTCTTGGCCTTCACGATCTTAGTAGCAGTTATTGCTAGTGTAAAGACCAAGGGCGATAACCTCGAATCCGCAGACGGATACTTCCTCGCAAGCCGCAGCCTTCCGGGCTACGTCATCGCAGGTTCCCTTCTGCTGACAAACCTGTCTGCCGAGCAGCTGGTTGGCCTGAACGGCCAGTCTTGGCAGACCAACATGAGCCCGTCCGCATTTGAAGTTGGTTCCATCTTCACTCTGCTGTTCCTGGCTCATTACTTCCTGCCGCGTTACCTGAAGATGGGTACCACCACCATTCCGGCTATGATGGAAGAGCGTTTTGGCAAGGGCGTTAAGCTCATGTTCTCCGCTATCATCGTACTGATGTACTCCTTCCTGAACCTGCCGGTTATCCTGTACTCGGGTTCCGTTGCATTTGTAAGAATCTTTAACTTTGACAAGTTGTCTATCTTCAACGGCAACCAGTTCGCTGCTATTGCCGTTCTGTGTGTAGTTATTGGTATTGTAGGTGCTTGCTACGCAATCTTCGGCGGCCTGAAGGCCGTTGCTGTATCCGATACCATCAACGGTATTGGTCTTCTGATTGCAGGCTTCCTGATCCCGTTCATCGCTCTGGCAGTTCTGGGTCACGAAGTTGGCGGTTCCGGCATTGTTGACGGCTGGTCTTATATCCTGCACAACGAGCCGGAAAAGCTGAACGCATGGTCCGCTTGGAACTCCGCTCAGCCGAACCTGCCGTGGCCGCTGATCTTCACTGGTATGCTGTTCTCCAACCTGTATTGGTGGTGCACTAACCAGTCCTTCGTTCAGCGTTCCCTCGCTGCTAAGAACCTGGCTGAAGGCCAGAAGGGCGCTATCTACTGTGGCTTCCTGAAGTGCCTTGGCCCGCTGTACCTGATTTTCCCGGGTATCATTGCTTATCATATGCCGTCCATCCAGGAGACGATCAACAGCTCTTCTTCCCCGATCGACATGGCATATCCGGCACTGATTGCACACGTTGTTCCGACCCCGATCATGGGCTTCTTCGCAGCAGTCCTGTTCGGCGCTATCCTGTCCTCCTTCAACTCCGTTCTGAACTCTGCTTGCACGATGTTCACTCTGGATATTGTCAAGGATACCAAGCTTGGCAAGGGCAAGAACGACGCACAGCTGATTAAGATTTCCAAGTCTTACGGCACGTTCGCAGCAATCATCTCTATCATCATCTCCCCGTTCGTTATGTACGCAAACGGCATTACCACCTTCCTGAACTCTCTGGCAAACTTCCTGTCCCTGCCGGTACTGTGCACCGTCCTCGGTGTTATGTGGTTCCGCCGCGTACCGAAGTTCACTCCGTATCTGATTACTGTTATCCATTTCGTTGTTTACGGCGCATTCCTGCTCCTCAAGCCGTGCTATCCGGGAACCACCGAAGAGATCCATTACCTGTACGCAATGGCTGTTCTGTTCCCGATCTACCTGCTGATTATGTTCATTCTGCAGAAGGTTCGCCCGTGCGAAGAGTATGTCGTACCGGATGTTGGTGCAGTTGACCTGACTCCGTGGAAGTATCGTTGGCATCTGACCATTATCGGCCTGATCGTCGCTGCTATCTTCTACATCGTATTCTCCCCGCTGGTACTGGCAGCATAA
- a CDS encoding TIM barrel protein: MSIKIGIAPDSWGVWFPASDPNNAKQPQWWRCLDEMKIAGYDGCEIGPWGYMPNDNPQVLKNAIDARGLTLVGATEGGNYLDDANVEQMLKDIDDISALLKNFPSAKYIVLLPPMYTNLATGELEMNPDLTDEEWAKYCANVQKCADRCAANGFQGLFHPHVDSHVQTEEQIERFLNDTNVDLCFDTGHHVYGGGEPISFYKKWAKRIPYIHFKDCDLSVKAKMDENKWSFAKAVTEDIMVEPGKGSIDFAAMHDALVACGYDGWCVVEQDLFPVKSFDVPLEKASIGRENLRKAGF, from the coding sequence ATGTCTATCAAAATTGGTATTGCTCCGGATTCCTGGGGCGTATGGTTCCCGGCAAGCGATCCGAACAACGCAAAGCAGCCGCAGTGGTGGCGCTGCCTCGACGAAATGAAAATTGCAGGCTACGACGGCTGTGAAATCGGCCCGTGGGGCTACATGCCGAACGACAACCCGCAGGTTCTCAAGAACGCCATTGACGCGCGCGGTCTGACGCTGGTTGGTGCTACCGAGGGCGGCAACTATCTGGATGACGCAAATGTTGAGCAGATGCTCAAGGACATTGACGACATCTCTGCCCTGCTCAAGAACTTCCCGTCCGCCAAGTATATCGTGCTGCTGCCGCCGATGTACACCAACCTCGCTACCGGCGAGCTGGAAATGAATCCGGATCTGACCGATGAGGAGTGGGCAAAGTACTGCGCAAACGTACAGAAGTGTGCTGACCGCTGTGCTGCAAACGGCTTCCAGGGTCTGTTCCATCCGCACGTTGACAGCCATGTGCAGACTGAGGAGCAGATTGAGCGCTTCCTCAACGACACCAACGTAGATCTGTGCTTTGATACCGGTCACCACGTATACGGCGGCGGCGAGCCAATCTCCTTCTACAAGAAGTGGGCAAAGCGCATTCCGTACATCCATTTCAAGGACTGCGACCTGTCTGTCAAGGCAAAGATGGACGAAAACAAGTGGTCTTTCGCTAAAGCTGTTACCGAGGACATCATGGTAGAGCCGGGCAAGGGCAGCATCGACTTCGCTGCTATGCATGACGCTCTCGTCGCGTGCGGCTATGACGGCTGGTGCGTTGTTGAGCAGGATCTGTTCCCGGTGAAGTCTTTCGACGTTCCGCTGGAGAAGGCTTCCATCGGCCGCGAAAACCTGCGCAAGGCTGGTTTCTAA
- a CDS encoding radical SAM protein, giving the protein MHYNGPVIRPQTDADSVFIEVTVGCTHDSCTFCNFYDGYPFRVAPLEQVEADLKEAAQYNPHAKKVWASGGNPYALSTEKLAVLAKLFKKYLPEGRISTYARVDDLLRRSVEDMRYLKQLGFEDIVVGIESGDDEVLTHTKKGYTAADILEGCKKLEQAGVDYRVIYLGGLAGHGKAHESAKKSAALLNQLHPYLMILTTLAILPGTELYDEWHAGIFQEVTERERLDEFRTLLANMNNEIVVFSATSTNSMPFVVHMPFEKAEIVQKLDAAIDSMTDEKEARIVESRHRMTSV; this is encoded by the coding sequence ATGCATTACAATGGCCCGGTCATTCGGCCGCAGACCGATGCAGACAGTGTGTTTATTGAAGTGACTGTCGGCTGTACGCATGACAGTTGTACCTTTTGCAATTTTTACGATGGATATCCATTTCGCGTGGCGCCGCTGGAACAGGTTGAAGCGGATTTGAAAGAAGCGGCACAGTACAATCCGCACGCCAAAAAGGTATGGGCATCTGGCGGAAATCCGTATGCGTTATCTACGGAAAAGCTGGCAGTGCTGGCAAAATTGTTCAAAAAATATTTGCCGGAAGGCAGAATTTCCACCTATGCCCGTGTGGATGATTTGCTGCGCCGAAGTGTAGAAGATATGCGGTATCTCAAGCAATTGGGCTTTGAAGATATTGTCGTAGGCATTGAAAGCGGCGATGATGAGGTACTGACACATACGAAAAAAGGATATACTGCCGCAGATATTCTCGAGGGATGCAAAAAGCTGGAGCAAGCAGGTGTTGATTATCGCGTGATTTATCTGGGCGGCTTGGCCGGACATGGAAAAGCACATGAGAGTGCAAAAAAATCCGCCGCACTGCTCAACCAGCTGCATCCGTATTTGATGATTCTCACGACTTTGGCGATTTTGCCGGGAACGGAATTATATGACGAATGGCATGCAGGAATCTTTCAGGAAGTCACAGAGCGCGAGCGGCTGGATGAATTTCGCACCCTGCTTGCCAATATGAACAATGAAATCGTTGTTTTTTCTGCGACATCGACAAATTCGATGCCTTTTGTCGTGCATATGCCGTTTGAAAAAGCAGAAATCGTACAAAAATTGGATGCCGCCATTGACAGCATGACGGATGAAAAAGAAGCGCGTATCGTGGAAAGCCGGCACCGCATGACAAGCGTATAA
- a CDS encoding sugar ABC transporter substrate-binding protein, with product MKMKRIAAMLLAGAMLTGLCACGSSGGDDKKAAGSGGGSADGAKISMILKTTSAEYWQYVQAGAEAAAKDLGVTVDVKGATSETAYDEQQNMIETDVQSGAYDSIIIAPLQGDQAATLVKGTKTPIFAVDTNFDAPEVISFIGTGNEDAAAQGGKAAVEAAKAAGWEKIECIEICGVQGDPTNTARYEGYKKGVNEAGGTFLEKETQYADAVADKAVNSMEAIMQTHPEGVAIICANNDDMAMAAARAAKGNKAYEKTIFLGFNGDRAACEAILAGQETMSVIQDAYGMGYKAVQAAVDNLNGKKLDSFIDSGSGIVDKDSAQERLDQLSEYLK from the coding sequence ATGAAAATGAAGAGAATTGCAGCGATGCTCTTGGCAGGCGCCATGCTGACAGGTCTGTGTGCTTGCGGCAGTTCCGGCGGAGACGACAAGAAGGCGGCAGGCTCCGGCGGCGGCAGCGCAGACGGTGCAAAGATCAGTATGATTCTCAAGACGACCTCTGCAGAGTACTGGCAGTATGTACAGGCTGGCGCAGAAGCAGCGGCAAAGGATCTCGGCGTAACCGTTGATGTAAAGGGCGCAACCTCTGAGACTGCATACGATGAGCAGCAGAACATGATTGAGACTGACGTGCAGTCTGGCGCATATGATTCCATCATCATTGCTCCGCTGCAGGGCGATCAGGCGGCAACGCTGGTAAAGGGAACCAAGACCCCGATTTTTGCGGTTGATACCAATTTTGATGCACCGGAAGTTATTTCCTTCATCGGTACCGGCAACGAAGATGCGGCAGCACAGGGCGGCAAGGCTGCAGTAGAGGCAGCAAAGGCAGCAGGCTGGGAAAAGATCGAATGCATCGAAATCTGCGGTGTACAGGGTGACCCGACCAACACTGCACGTTACGAAGGCTATAAGAAGGGCGTCAACGAAGCTGGCGGCACCTTCCTTGAGAAGGAAACCCAGTACGCAGATGCAGTTGCAGATAAGGCTGTAAACTCCATGGAAGCGATCATGCAGACGCATCCGGAAGGCGTAGCAATCATCTGTGCAAACAATGATGATATGGCTATGGCAGCAGCTCGCGCAGCAAAGGGCAACAAGGCATACGAAAAGACCATCTTCCTCGGCTTCAACGGTGACCGCGCAGCATGCGAGGCTATTCTGGCAGGTCAGGAGACCATGTCTGTTATTCAGGACGCTTACGGTATGGGCTACAAGGCTGTACAGGCTGCAGTAGATAACCTGAACGGCAAGAAGCTGGATTCCTTCATCGACTCCGGTTCCGGTATCGTTGATAAGGACTCCGCACAGGAGCGTCTGGATCAGCTGTCTGAGTACCTGAAGTAA
- a CDS encoding polysaccharide deacetylase family protein encodes MCYFKVVSGRKMAAALLIGMAVCAAGCLVFRAGNWVSVSAAQKELPIYSVERKDKVCALTFDAAWGNEDTQQLIDILKTENIQATFFVVGAWVDKYPESVKALSDAGHEVMNHSATHPHMPDLSTEQMTEEVQSCNEKIKAITGVQPTLFRPPYGDYNNAVISTMRSIGMYSIQWDVDSLDWRNPAPSEITKRVVENAQNGSIILFHNAAVNTPAALPSVIAGLKAKGFSFLPVSKLIYTENYTMDHTGRQIPNTVG; translated from the coding sequence ATGTGCTATTTTAAGGTAGTATCCGGCAGAAAAATGGCGGCTGCACTGCTGATAGGCATGGCGGTGTGCGCTGCAGGTTGTCTGGTTTTTCGGGCAGGAAATTGGGTCAGTGTGTCAGCTGCACAAAAGGAACTTCCCATCTACAGCGTAGAGCGAAAAGACAAGGTCTGTGCCCTGACCTTTGATGCGGCATGGGGCAATGAGGACACCCAACAGCTCATTGACATCTTAAAAACGGAGAACATTCAAGCGACGTTTTTTGTGGTAGGTGCGTGGGTTGACAAGTATCCAGAATCCGTCAAAGCGTTATCGGATGCCGGACATGAAGTGATGAATCATTCCGCAACGCATCCGCACATGCCGGATTTATCCACAGAACAAATGACGGAAGAAGTACAGAGCTGCAACGAAAAGATCAAAGCGATTACCGGCGTGCAGCCGACACTGTTCCGCCCGCCATACGGAGATTATAATAATGCGGTTATTTCCACCATGCGTTCGATTGGCATGTATTCCATTCAGTGGGACGTGGACAGCTTGGATTGGAGAAACCCAGCTCCGTCCGAAATTACCAAAAGAGTAGTCGAAAATGCACAAAACGGCAGCATTATTCTGTTTCACAATGCTGCTGTTAACACGCCGGCAGCACTGCCTTCCGTGATTGCGGGGCTCAAGGCGAAGGGCTTTTCGTTTTTACCGGTCTCCAAGCTCATCTATACGGAAAATTATACGATGGATCACACCGGACGGCAGATTCCGAATACGGTGGGATGA